The genomic stretch GAAACCACCCTTGTTCTTCGTGGCCCACTCGCTCACGAGGCCGAACTTCGGCGCGAGCCAGAAGTCGACGAAGAGGATGGCGCCGACGGGCGCGAGGATCGTCCCGTAGATGCCGACGAAATCGAGCAGCTTCATCGCGAAGGCGGGAAACAGACCCGCGCCGGTGCAGATCGCGCCGGCCGTGATCGTGGCCTGTGTGCGCGTGAGCGCGGGGAACATTCCTTGGAAGGCGAGGCCCGCGCGGTAGAGCGTGGGGTTGGCCGTGGTCCATCCGGCGATGATCACGCAGATCAGGCCGGTGATGCCGGCCGCGTCGTTGACCATGTCGCCGAGAGAGACGGCTCGGGCGGCATCCACGTCGCCCCCCATCTGCCGCACCCAATACACGAGCAGCAGCGCGGCGCAGAGCCACGCGATGCAGTGGCCGAGAAACATGCCGGATGCGGGAGCCCAGCCGGCGCTCGGCTTGCGTGCGTAACGCAGCACGGACAGGTCGGCCATGCCGAGGTGCATCGCGGCGTTGCACAACCACGCGAAGAAGAACACCGCCCAGAATCCGCCCACGTCGAGGTCCGAGCGCACCGGCGTGAGCAACTCCATCACGTCGGTCGTCTTCATCTTGCCGAGCACCACGAAGGCGCAGGCGAGGAACACGAGAAACATCCAAGGCGCTGCGATCTTGCCGACACGGGCGACCACTTCGTAGCCGCGCGCCGCGACGTAGGTCATGACCGCACCGAGACCGATCACGATCAGGCACCAGCCGAGCCCGGTCGGCATTGTGCTGCCGAAATTCGGCACTGAAACTCCCGGCAAGAGCGGTCCGAACGCCGTGCCCGAGACGGTGATCATCGAGCCCGCGAGGAAGCAGAAGAGCAGGCCGTTGAGAAAGTTGTAGAGGACGACGAAGCCGCGGCCGCTGATGCGCTCGAGCTGGTTGTAGAGCGTGAGTCGCGCGCGCGTCGCGATCGGCGTGGTGATGAACCGCCATGTGAGCACCGCCATGAGGTTGCCCGCGAGCAGACCGGTCACGAGCGACCAACCGCCCACGCCCCACGAGAGCAGGAAGAGCGGACCGATGAGGAACTCCGTACCCGCCGTGTGCTCGCCGGCGTACATGCCCCAAAACGAAGACGGTCCCTTGAGCGCGCGATCGGGCACGCGCTCGCGTTCGAACTCCTCGGCTGGCACGGGCACGTGGATTTTGTGGGTGGAAGTATCACTCATGGGGAGAAGGACCGGGAGGGGTGGGGAACGCGCTGCGAACGAGGAGACGAACGACCGCGGAAGATCGGGGAACGACACCCGGCGGACGACTCGCGAACGGTCCGGAAACGTGCGCGCCGATATGAGCGATTTCAATCATATAGCCGACGGCGCTCGCGATTCGCGTGTCGTTGCGTGTGACGACCGGCGCGACGCTCGGGCGAGCCTCCGGTGCACGATCGGAGGAGCATTCGCCAAGGGATGCTCGAGAAGCGCGCCAATCGAACTGACTCCGGCGTTTTCCTCCGCTTGGATCGGCATCGAAATGTCCGTCCCTTCGACCACCATCGCGTCCGCCGACGGCGCGCAGGATCCCGCTCTCGCCGACCCGCGCCCGGCCGTCCTGATCGTCAATTGCGGCAGCTCGTCCGTGAAGTTCGCTCTCATCGGCACGCGGCGCGAGACGCTCATCCTTTCCGGCTTGGCCGAACGGCTCGGCTCGCCGCAGGCCCGCATGACGTGGAAGGCCGGCGATGCGAAGTTCACCAAGGAACTGCCCGATGCGGATCTCGTCGTCGCCTTGCACGAGATGATCGGGATCCTACCCGGCAACGTCCGCGTCGTCGCCGTCGGTCATCGCGTCGTGCATGGCGCCGAGGCGTTTTCGCACAGCGTGCGGATCGATGCCGACGTCCTCGCCGGCATCGAGCGCTGCAACGACCTCGCCCCGTTGCACAACCCCGCGAATCTCGCCGGGATCCGCGCCGCGCAGAAGGTGTTTCCCGGCATTCCGCAGGTCGCGGTCTTCGACACGGCGTTTCACTCCACGCTGCCGCCGCGCGCGTTTCTCTACGCGGTGCCTTACGATTGGTACACGACCGACGGCGTACGCCGTTACGGTTTCCACGGCACGAGCCATCGCTTCGTCGCGGGCGAGGCGGCACGGCGACTCGGCCGACCGCTGGAGGCACTCGGCCTGATCACCGCGCATCTCGGCAACGGCTGCAGCGCCGCCGCCGTCGAGGGCGGGCACAGCGTCGACACCACGATGGGTATCTCGCCGCTCGAGGGACTCGTGATGGGCACGCGCAGTGGCGACATCGATCCGAGTCTGCACGAGTACATGGCCGCGCGCCGTGGTTGGAATCTCGCGCGCATCATGCAGTCGCTCAACCGCGAGAGCGGCCTGCTCGGCGTCTCCGGGGTGAGCAACGACATGCGCACGCTCGTAGAGGCCGCGACCGGCGGCAGCGACCGCGCCCAGCTCGCCATCGATGTGTTCGCCTATCGGCTCGCCAAATCCGTCTCCGCCCTGTCCGCCGCGCTCTCGAGGCTCGACGCCATCGTCTTCACCGGCGGCATCGGCGAACACTCGGCCTACGTGCGGGCGCGCACGGCGGAGCACTTGAAGGTGCTCGGCGTCGATCTCGATCCCGCGCTCAACGAGCGCCACGGCGAGCCGCTCACGGGCCGCATCTCGCGCCCCGGCACACGCACCTGCCTCGTGGTGCCGACCAACGAGGAACTGATGATCGCCCGCGAAACCCTCCAAGTCGTCCAGTCGCAGTCATGAAACACACGTTCTTCCTCGCCGCTTCCGGAGTCGGCAGCGGTCTCACCTCCGCCTCGCTCGGCGTGTTTCGCGCGCTCGATCGGCGCGGCATCCGCGTCGGCTTCTGCAAACCCATCTCGCAGGAAATCGGCCCCGACGGCGGTCCCGATCCGTCGAGCGCGTTCATCGCGCGCACGACCGGCTTCCAACCGGCCGCGCCCATCCCGTTTGCCGAGGCCGAGAGTTACGTGCGCAACGACCGCATGGAGGAGTTGATGGAACTCGTCGTCGAGCGCGTCCGCCGCCGGGCCGACGAGGTCGACGTGATGATCGTGGAGGGTCTGCTTCCGACCGAGTCGCAGACGTTCCCCAACCGCATCAACCGCGCTGCCGTCACCGCGCTCAGCGCCGAAGTCATCCTCGTCAACTCGGTCGGCGTCGAGTCGCTCGAAACGCTCGAGGAGAGTCTGGAGATCGCCGCCTCGCTCTTCGGTGGGAAGAACAGCCCGAACGTCATCGGCTGCATCCTCAACAAGGTGCGCACGAGCGCAGCGCAGAGCGCGAACCAGCTCGTACCGGTGGTCGGCGATCCCGGCGAGATCGACACCGACCGCGTGGCCGGGTTCGACCGCGATGCGCTCGAAGCGGTGAAACGGCGCGTGATCGAGGGGTGCCCGATCTTCCGCAGCGAAGGCTTCGATCTGCTCGGCTGCATCCCGTGGAATCCCGACCTGCCTTCGTTTCGCGTCAGCGACGTGGCCGCCCATCTCGACGCCCGCATCGTGAACGCGGGCGAGATGCACCGCCGCCGCGTCAGCGGCGTGTATCTCTGCGCCCGCAACGTCGCCAACATCCTCCATCTCTTCCG from Opitutales bacterium ASA1 encodes the following:
- a CDS encoding acetate kinase, coding for MSVPSTTIASADGAQDPALADPRPAVLIVNCGSSSVKFALIGTRRETLILSGLAERLGSPQARMTWKAGDAKFTKELPDADLVVALHEMIGILPGNVRVVAVGHRVVHGAEAFSHSVRIDADVLAGIERCNDLAPLHNPANLAGIRAAQKVFPGIPQVAVFDTAFHSTLPPRAFLYAVPYDWYTTDGVRRYGFHGTSHRFVAGEAARRLGRPLEALGLITAHLGNGCSAAAVEGGHSVDTTMGISPLEGLVMGTRSGDIDPSLHEYMAARRGWNLARIMQSLNRESGLLGVSGVSNDMRTLVEAATGGSDRAQLAIDVFAYRLAKSVSALSAALSRLDAIVFTGGIGEHSAYVRARTAEHLKVLGVDLDPALNERHGEPLTGRISRPGTRTCLVVPTNEELMIARETLQVVQSQS